In Solidesulfovibrio carbinoliphilus subsp. oakridgensis, the sequence CCCTTGTAGGTGACGGCCCGCAGGCTGACCTCGGTCCAGAAGAGCCGGCCGCTTTTGTCCCGGGCCAGCCAGTCGAAGAGTTGGGGCCGGCCTTCGCCGGCCAGACGAAGCTTGGCCAGGATCTCGTCGGCGGAATAGGGCGGCGAGCCGGCGGTGAGGTCGGGGGGCGCCAGGCGGCGGAATTCCTCCAGGCTGTGCCCGAAAAGGTCCACGGCCCGGTCGTTGGCTTCCAGGAACGCGCCCGTGGCCGCGTCCTGGATGAAGATGGCGTCGCTTACGGCGTTGAATATGCTGCGGTACTCGGCGTCGCTTTCCCGGAGCGCCGCTTCGCTTTGCAGCCGGTCCGTGATGTCGTGGCCGCAGCCGAGCACGGCCGCCTGGCCGCCCGCCGCAGGGGCGAGGAGGGCGTGGCTCCAGCTGATGCGCCGCCGGCCCGGGGCGGCAAGGAGGTCCCAGGCGTCGGACCGGCCGTGGGCGGGCAGGCGGCCGGCCACGATGCCGGCCAGGGCGGCCCGGCCCCGGTCGTGGTCTTCCGGCGGGATGGCCAGTTCGAACCAGTCCCGGCCGAGGGCCTCTTCCCGCGTGCGGCCGAGAAAGGCCAGGCCCCGGTCGCTTATGGCCGACAGGCGGCCGTCCGGGGCCAGGACCACGACGATGTCGCCGGCGGTTTCCCACAGCGCGGCGCACAGGGTGCCGGCCTCGGTCGGCGTTTGGTCGGTGGGGGCTGTCGCATTTTGCATGGTGTGGGGAGCGGCGCTTGCCGGTTGCGGACAGGCTTAGCCGTTATGTCCCTTTTCCGCCGGCGCGGCAAGGGGACGCCGGCCCGGTTGGCGGTTGCCCGGGACCGCGCCTGGCGCTTTGGCGGGCCGACGGGCGCCTGACGCCCAAGGCGTGGCCGTGTGGATCGGAGAGCATCCTTGCCGGCGGCCGGCGTCCTGGCCGCCGGCCGCGGCGCTCCCGGCGCGGCCCTGGCCAAGGCCATGGGCCTGCCGGCCACCAAGCGCGTCACCCTGGCCCAGGCCGTGGGCTCCCCCAAGAGCTCGCGTCACGAAATGGGCGTTGCGAGTGTTTTGGTATCCGGAAACGACACGGTGCGCCATTGCTGTGACCGCAACGTTCCTGGCGGACTGCCTGCAACGTCCTTGTGACAAAAATCACAAGTCTTTTGCTGTCCGCAACGGATTCGTGCATCCGTCAGGTGATAAAAAGCGCAAAAGTTTTCCGGTTGACAGGCCTTCGACCTGATCGATATATAATTGAAAACAATACGGTACAGACGGCGGCCGTGGCCGCCGTCCCGTGCCGCAAGTCGCCCCGGATGCCCCGGGCTTCCAGGCCGATCAAGCGGAACAAGGAGAAGTCATGGAAAAACTGTCCTACCAGGAGATGCAGCGGGTCCTCATGGACGAGCTGCGCCTCATGCATTATCCCATCGCCATCAAATACTTTTTCGACCAGGCCGAGCTCGATGCCTTCAAGGCCCGGGGGGCTCACTACCTGCCGGCCAAGGCACTCACCTTCTGCCAGGCCGAACTCGGGGCCCGCATGGAGGGCCTGACCGTGCTCGTCGGCAAGGAGCAGCTCGGCTGCTCCAACGCCAAGTGCGTGTTCGGCTGGAAGGAGATCGACGCGGCCGAGATCAAGGGCCACCTCAAGTACGTGCGCGACCTGGAGCAGGCCGAGCGGTTTGTCAAAAGCAAGCCGCGCCTGGAAAAGGACTTGCTGGCCGTGGCGGTCTCGCCTCTGGCCGACACCATGTTCGACCCGGACGTGGTCCACTTCTACTGCGACAACATGCAGGCCTACCACCTGGCCGTGGACTGGATGGCCGCCCGGGACATCCATCCCCTGCGTCCCAACATGACCATCAATTCGGCGGCCTGCGCCGGCAACGTCCAGGCCTACAATACCGGCGAGGCCAACATCTTCCTGGCCTGCAGCGGCAGCTACAACGCCGGCAAGACCGAGCGCGGCGAGATCAACGTGGCCATCCCGGGACCGGATATCGGGCTCGTGGTGGAGCGGTTGCTCGCCCGCAAGGAAGGGACCGGCGGCGCGTCCCTCACCCGCTCCGGCCACCCCTTCCCGGGCGCGGACATCTGCAAGAACTGTCCGCTGATCGTGTTCAAGAAGTGCGAGTCCCCGCTGGCCGAGGCGGACTGAATCCCACGGCCGCAGGCGGCCGTCTCCAGACCGAAACCCGGCCGTTGGCGGGTTTTCGAACGCCGGCAAGGCGGTCCCCCAGGGGGCCGCCTTTTTTCATGGAACGGGACGGGGGATCAGGCTTCGGCCCGGACGATGGCCCCGAGGCCGGTGTCCAGGGTCCGGGTGCTGATGGCATGCGGCG encodes:
- a CDS encoding DUF169 domain-containing protein → MEKLSYQEMQRVLMDELRLMHYPIAIKYFFDQAELDAFKARGAHYLPAKALTFCQAELGARMEGLTVLVGKEQLGCSNAKCVFGWKEIDAAEIKGHLKYVRDLEQAERFVKSKPRLEKDLLAVAVSPLADTMFDPDVVHFYCDNMQAYHLAVDWMAARDIHPLRPNMTINSAACAGNVQAYNTGEANIFLACSGSYNAGKTERGEINVAIPGPDIGLVVERLLARKEGTGGASLTRSGHPFPGADICKNCPLIVFKKCESPLAEAD